The following coding sequences are from one Veillonella rodentium window:
- a CDS encoding CpsB/CapC family capsule biosynthesis tyrosine phosphatase has protein sequence MEGKVMHRVVDLHGCILPGVSGAEKPQTLAESVQMIKSLVAQGITDIFSAPTVTTDMGIDEWTYMESLLKDLRLALNKEHVNVTIHDGARVMLSDDMISYIKTHRTQYLLGQSHFMLVTVPENSKTHHINAWLLALLNLGIIPIISDLEAHRNLFAQPEQLLEWVDKGILIQCSMASFDMSSPNYRRAGELYRNGLIHFFGSGSCDNVLAYREYMESISRLDSTYKQDLLSDVQLNERDLLANRVFYPHVPSRWVGGKGNFWTRLFGFTL, from the coding sequence ATGGAAGGAAAGGTCATGCATCGGGTGGTGGACTTACACGGTTGTATTTTGCCGGGCGTATCGGGCGCAGAGAAGCCTCAAACGTTGGCGGAATCCGTACAGATGATTAAATCTTTAGTTGCACAGGGAATTACAGATATTTTTAGTGCACCTACTGTGACGACAGATATGGGAATTGATGAGTGGACATATATGGAATCTTTATTAAAGGATCTGCGCCTCGCTCTAAATAAAGAACATGTAAATGTTACTATTCATGATGGTGCTCGTGTTATGCTCAGCGATGATATGATATCCTATATCAAAACACACCGAACTCAATATTTATTGGGGCAGAGCCATTTTATGCTTGTAACTGTTCCTGAAAACAGCAAGACTCATCATATTAATGCATGGCTGTTGGCATTGTTAAATTTAGGAATTATACCTATTATCAGCGATTTGGAAGCACATCGTAATTTATTCGCGCAGCCTGAGCAATTATTGGAATGGGTGGATAAAGGAATTCTGATTCAATGCAGTATGGCATCGTTTGATATGAGTTCGCCTAATTATCGTAGAGCGGGTGAACTGTATAGAAACGGACTTATTCATTTCTTCGGATCCGGCAGCTGTGACAATGTGTTGGCATATAGAGAGTATATGGAGTCCATATCTCGACTCGATAGTACGTATAAACAGGATTTGTTATCTGATGTACAGCTAAATGAGCGCGATCTGCTTGCTAATCGTGTGTTTTATCCGCATGTACCGTCCCGTTGGGTAGGGGGAAAAGGAAATTTCTGGACTCGTTTATTCGGGTTTACTCTATAA